The genomic segment TTGGTAACCCCCCAATTAATGAACTTAAAATGTTTCCTACACCTTGTGCTTTCAACTCTACATTAGTATCAGTATAGCGCTTATGCACATCCATTCTGTCAGCTGCTTCAATACACAATAATGTTTCAATTGAAGCTACAATTGCTATTGTAATTCCCACTAACCAAACTTTTTGATTCACAATTCCGGCGAAATCAGGAAACACAATAATTTGTTGAAAGTCGTCTAAAGAAGCTGGTGATGGTAAAGAAACTAAATGCTCTTTACCAATGGCAAAGTGACTACCAGTACGAATAAACAATTCATTAATAATTATCCCTAAAACTACAGCCACTAATGCTCCAGGAATTAATTTTAATCGTTTTAAAACTGGAACTTTATCCCAAATAATCAAAACAAATAATGAAATTAAAGCAATTATTATTGAACCTATTTGGATAAAATCAAAAATAGAGAGTAATGATGTAATTGAATTGTTCCCGTCTGACTGAAGAAAGGATTGGTCTCCTTCAAAATCGCTATCAAATCCTATTGCGTGGGGTAATTGCTTCATAATTATAATGATTCCAATTCCGGCGAGCATTCCTTCAATTACATTAGTAGGAAAAAAGTTCGATATTGTACCCGCTTTTATGTACCCCAGAATTAATTGAATTATTCCAGCAATAAATACAGCCGTCAAAAACAAATTAAAACTTCCTAAATCAGTTATTGCAGTTAAAACAATTGCTGTCAATCCAGCTGCAGGACCAGAAACACTTATATGTGATTGACTTAAAAAGCCTACTACTACACCACCAATTACTCCAGAAATAATCCCTGAAAATAATGGAGCCCCTGAAGCCATCGCAATTCCTAAACACAATGGAAGAGCTACTAAAAAAACAACTAGACCAGAGGCAAAATCGGATTTAAAGTGAGAAAAAAGATTAATTTTTTTTGACATGATATTGAACTAAATTATAGATAAAATAAAGCACAGGTTGAGAGTGCAAAGAATGATTTTAAAACGATTTGTTTCAAAATAAATACTATTTTAACTTAGTTCTGGAGGTGGTATAAAAATTCCTAAAGAAACATCCTTTTGTTTAATTGGGTTTTCAGAGGATACAAATTTGCTTATTGTTGATGGTAAAAAAAGTCTGTTAGGAATTTGTTCAAAATAAAAAACTAGCTTGATGTCTTTCTGAACTTGTTCTTCTTCAGAAAAATCGCAGACAATAGAAATACTACTATCATTTTCAATAGCACTAACAACTGTAGGTGAAATTAAAAATAAAACAAATAAAAAAAGAAATATACTAGCCAGTTTTTTCATTCAAACAAAATTAACATTAATCTTGTTTAAACCATTTAAAATATTTAAAATAAGTATAAAATTATTTTATGAAAAAATGCTAATTCTTAAATTATTTTTTAAATTGTTTGTGCGCTCTATCGACAGTAAATGAAAATTCAGAACCTTTGCCAAACTCACTTTCCACATAAATTTTTTGTTTATGTGCTTCAATAATATGCTTGACAATAGAGAGTCCAAGCCCTGAACCTCCTTCAGACCTTGAGCCACTCTTGTTTACTCTATAAAATCGTTCAAAAAGTCGGGGTATATTTTGCGATTCTATTCCCTCCCCATTATCCGTAAATCGTACTAACAATTTTTTGCTTGTAAATCCAGTAACTGAAATTTCAGTTTCTCCATCTACTTTACCATATTTAATAGAGTTTACAATTAAATTGATAATCACTTGTTGGAGTTTATCTTTGTCCGCCCATACCCACATTGGCTTATTATTTTGCTCCAGTACTAAGCTAATGTTCTTTTTTGCTGCTTTCATTTCAAGCATGTCGATAACGCTTTGAATTAGTTCAACGATGTCAAAATCGGAAAATTCTAGATTCAATTCTCCTGATTCTAACTTACTAATCATATCAAGATCTTCAACTATATATATTAAACGCTCAACTCCTTTTTCAGCGCGTTCTAAGTATTTTTTTAAAATTGCTTTATCTTCCATTGCACCCTCATTAAGAGTAGATAAGTAACCCTGAACTGTAAAAAGAGGTGTTTTTAATTCGTGGGAAACATTGCCTAAAAATTCTCTTCGGTATTGTTCTCTAACCTGAAGCATTTCGATCTCTAATTTTTTATCCGAAGCAAATTTCTTTACTTTTCTGGATAGCGTCTCCATGTCAGTTGCTATGGGCTGATTCCCTGTTGCCGATTCTAGCATTGCAACATCGTCGTAAATTTTCCTAATTCTGTTGTAAATAAACCGTTCAATTCTGTATTGCAAGACTAAAAAAGAGAAGAAAAACAAAATCAAGAAGAAAATTAATCCATATAATAAAACCGCATTCTTTTCTTCTTTGAAAGTGAATCGAAGTAAAATCATTCCAAATAAAGCAGCTACTATACTTATTAAAGAGCCAGATCTTAATGCAAAACGATAATTTCTTTTAAAACTTTTTTTAACAACCATATCCATATAAATAAAAAACAACGCAAAAAATGCGTTGTCTAAAGTACTACTATTTTTTAAAATGGTTTAGACTTCTATTTTGTATCCAACTCCTTTAATTGTTTTGAAAAAATCATCTCCTATCTTTTCTCTCAATTTTCTAATATGAACATCAATAGTACGACCACCAACAATAACATCATTTCCCCAAATTGTATCCAAAATTTCTTCTCTTTTAAATACTTTTCCTGGCTTAGAAGCTAATAAATAAAATAATTCAAATTCTTTTCTTGGTAATGAAATCTCAACACCGTTTTTAATTATTTTATATTCTTCACGATTGATTTCGATTCCGCCCACGCTTAATGTACCTGTGCTTTTTTGTTGTTCATTAAACCTTCTTAGTAAAGCATTCACTTTACTTACTAATAGTTTTGGTTTGATCGGTTTACTAATGTAATCGTCAGCTCCAGCATCAAATCCAGCAACCTGAGTATAATCTTCATTACGAGCGGTTAAGAAAGTGATGATGACATTCTCTAATTCAGGGATTTTTCTAATAGCCTCACAAGCTTCTATTCCGTCCATTTCAGGCATCATAACATCCATAATGATTAGATTAGGAAGTTCTGCTTTAGCTTTAGTTATAGCTTCTTTGCCATTAGCTGCAGTAACTATTCTGTATCCCTCTTGAGATAAATTAAACCCAACTATTTCCAAGATATCGGGTTCGTCATCTACCAATAAGATTTTAGCTTTACTCTTAGTCATTTTGTTGTGGGTTCCAGTTAAATTTGTTGTTTTATAAACTTAATGTGGTGTAAATATAGGATAATTTAAATACAGAAAATCTTATTAACCTAAATTTAATCTAGTAACAATTTGGTAATATTAAGTTGTCATAAAAATAACAACTTAGTAACTTACAAATAACAGTGCAGCGGTTTATTTGCAAAAAATAAATTGACTTTAAAATGAAATTAAAATTTGTATTATTTACATTATTAATGTGCAGCATAGGCTTGGCACAATCTAAAGGTACAGTTAGCGGAACCATTCTTGATAAAGAATCCAACAACCAACCTCTTCCATTTGCAAATGTAGTAATTAAAGGAACTTCAATTGGCGTAAACACAGATATGGATGGTAAATATTCCATCAATCTTAATGAAGGAAATTACATTATCCAATTTAGTTTTGTTGGTTATGAAAATATTGAAGTGCCAATAACTATAAAATCAAACGAAACAGTTGTAATCAATAAAACTTTGGGATCTGGGAATTACACCTTGAAAGATGTTGTAGTACGTGCCAAAGTAAATAGAGAAAAAGCAACTGCTCTATTGCTAGAACAAAAAAATGCCGTTGCAATTAAACAAAGTATTGGTGCTCAAGAATTATCAGCTAAAGGAATTAGCGATGTAGAAGAAGGGCTAACCAAAATTACTGGGATTTCAAAAGTAGATTCTAAAGGATTATTCATTAGAGGTTTAGAAGATCGATACAATAACTTGTTAATTAATTATTTAGCTGTCCCATCTAACAGTCCATTTAAAAAAATTATTCCATTAGATCAATTACCTACAGACGTTGTGGGTTATATGGATGTTTTCAAAACATTCAATCCTGATATTTATGGGGATTTTTCAGGTGCAACAATCGATGTAACAACATCTCAACCAACTGAAAGTCAAACTAAAATTTCATTTGGAACCGGATTCACAACAAACAATAACTTAAGTGACTTTTTATTATCCAATGATGCAACTAACACAAAAAGTTTTTTTGGATTTGGGGGACAAGAAAGAGCAATTCCAAAAGAATATGGTACAATTCCATCAGCTAGAATTAGCAATGAATTTGACTCTACTTGGGACGTAACAAAAAAACAGTCGCCATTGAATACAAGTTTTGGTTTAAGTCATTCTGATAAATTTGAAATAGGCAAAAACAATCAAAAATTGTACTATAATTTCGCTACTAACTTTGAAAATAAATACCAAATTAGAGAAGGTGTTGATCGTACATTTTCTCAAGGACAAGGAATTTATGATAACAATTTAAATAGAAAACAGTTCAAATTTCAAACACAATCTTCTGCTTTATTTGGTCTTCAGTACAAATCAGATCGTTTAAACTTGTTTACTAATAGTTTGTTTTTAAAAACAACCGAAAATATCATTCAAGATCAAGTAGGTTATACAAGAACTGCTGTTCAAAATCCAAATGAATTTATTAGACTAAATCAATACGAAGAAACACAGTTTTTTACTAACCAAGCATTTGGTAATTATAAAATAACGGCTGATGATAAGCACTCTATAAACGCTGGTATTTCATACACAAGAACAAATTACAATCAGCCAGATAGAAAATTTGTAACTGGTAAATTAGTAAATGCAAACCAAATCGAAACCCAATACGGAAGTAATAATTTAATTAGACAATTTTTTAATATTGATAATAATTTTCACTTATCAGGAAAATTTGAATACAATTTAAAATTTGGTAAAAAAGAAGATTTAAAAAACAAATTGTCTTTTGGTTATAATGGTTTTGCAGAATATTTAATTTCTAAATTTCGTTTTGCTTTTGGTAAACCAAATGGAGCATCTATTCCTTACAACGTTGCTGCTAACAATATCGATGCAGAAATTCAAAAAGACATTGCTGCAAATAGAGTTTATTTCCAAGAAGAATCTTCTAGTGAGTATAAAACTAAAGTTTTTCAAAGAGCGGATGGGGTGTATACCAACTTGTTAATTCATTTAAATGAAAAACTAGAATTCAACACTGGAATCCGATTAGAAAATACTATCAGAGAATTTAAATACAGAACCATTTCAGATCCAATTTCAAGTCCATACAGAAAGAAAAATCTTGACAAATTATATGTGTTACCCTCTTTAAATATAAAATACCAAGCGACAGAAAAAAGCAATGTTCGTTTTGCTGCGTCTAAAACCTACACAAAACCAGTTTTATTTGAAAGCTTGGATATAAATCTTATTAATGCGGATGGTACTACAGAAATTGGTAATTCAAATTTAATTAATAGTGAGAATTACAATGCAGACCTAAAATTTGAGTTATTCCCAACTAAAAACGAAATGTTTGCTGCTACTTTATTCGCAAAATATATTGACAATCCAATCGAAAGAACCATTCAAGCAAGCGCAACAGGAAGTGGGCAAACCATAACCTACTTTAACAATGATAGCGCTACTTTATTTGGTGCTGAATTTGAAGTACTATTGCAATTGTCAAGAATAAATGAAAACTTAAAAGGGTTGTCTTTTGGGTTCAATACTTCTTTAATGCTTACTGAAGCAGTAGTAAATAAAAATCGTGTAGGATACTTTGATACTTATGAAAAAAGAGATTTACAAGGTGCTTCTAATTGGTTGATTAATTCTGATTTAAAATACGAATTTAGTAACAATGATAAGTGGAAAAATACTGCTTCATTGGTTTACAGTGTTTATGGAGATAGAATATTTGCAGTTGGTGTCGCTGGTTACGATCATATTTATGAAAAACCATTTAACAAACTTGACTTTGTTTGGAGTAGTGTTATTGACAAAAAATGGAATTTAAAATTCTCAGTGGACAACATTTTAAACCCAGTTTATAGAAGAGAACTAGGAACTAAAAATAAAATTGCTATAGATGAAGCGTCTTTACTTCTTCAATCGTTTCAAAGAGGCGTAGGGTTTTCTACGAGCGTTTCTTATACATTCTAAATATATAAAGAGCAGTTCACTTACTGCTCTTTTTTATTTACAATTTGAAAACATTGAATTAACTATTTGATGATTACCTGCTAACAATTTTATAACTATTTCGATATCAAAAGGAAATATTAGCAACATACATTTGCCTTAACAAATTTAAATAAACAATACAAAAATGAAAAAATTAATTGTAAGCTTATCTATTTTAGCTTTGACATTTACAGGATGTACAACTACTGATGACGAAGAAACATTACAACCAGTAGAAGGTGAAATCACAGGATCAATAACAAGTAACAAAACCTATGCTTTTGGTAACTACACACTAAGTGGAATCGTTACTATTGAATCAGGTGTTACAGTTACTTTTGATGCAGGTTCAAAAATTACTGCCAATGCAGCCAATGGTGTGGATGCATTAGTTGTAAAAGCAGGAGGAAAATTGATTATTAATGGAACTGCTTCTCAACCAGTAGTATTTACTGAGCCTTCTGCTACTCCAGGTTCATGGGGCGGAATTATTATGTATGGCGATGCTCCAATAAATGGTTCTGGTGCTACAACAACAAGAACTTCAGAAGACGGATTAAATTTACCTTATGGAGGTTCAAACCCTACTCATAATGGAGGAGCATTACGATATGTTCGTGTGGAATATGCTGGTAAAAAAATCACTGATGGAACAAGTGAAATGAATGGTTTCTCATTTTACTCAGTAGGTTCTGGAACTGTATTAGATCATTTAGTTTCTTACAAAGGTGCTGACGATGGATTTGAGTGGTATGGCGGAACTGTTAGTGGGACAAACTTAATTTCATTTGGTAATTACGATGACTCTTTCGACTGGCAAGACGGATGGCAAGGTCAAAATAACTCAAACTGGTATGTTTACCAAGAAGGAATTGGAAATTTTGGTATGGAGATTGAAGCATCTAACAATGATAACGCTTACTTCCCAAAGATTGCTAATATCACTTTAAAAAGAGCTCCTGGAACAGTAACAGAAGGTGGTTCATCTGCAGCTGAATATGATGCGATTCAATTCAAAAAAGATGGAAATGGTGATTTTACTAACATCACAATTACTGGATATACAACTTCTGGCGCAACAGCAGTTCGAATTCAAGATGCTAGAACTAATACTAACCAAGTTAATACTGGTAAAATAAAATTAACTTCAGTTAAAATAAATGATGGTACTAGTCAGTTTGCAGGAGCTGGAACTCTATCTGTAAACTTTCCAACTGCTAATTACACTATTAACGCTAGTGCAACTGGAGCAAGCTTAACAGCTGGTAACTGGGCGACTGTAAATGGTGCTACACTTATTAAATAATATACTTAGTATATAATAAATAAAAAACCCATTTAGACAAAACGTCTAAATGGGTTTTCTTTTTGATTTAAATAAAATTAATTTGAAGCAACAGACCCTTTACTCCATTTTTTAATTGATAAAATAGCATCTTTTGAGTAGTCTACTTCAGATAAACCTTCGTTATTCCAAAAAAACCAGTTCCCAACTTTTTCTCCTTTTGAATATTCAGCGATGGCAATTTTGACACCATTCGCATTATAGGATATCCATTTCCCTTCTAATTTTCCATCAATAAAGAATCCTTCTTGTTGAATTTCACCGTTTTCATGGTAATAAGTTGCTTTAACTGTACCATTAATATCTTCTAATTTAGGCTCTATATTTTGCGCAAAAGCTACACTAGAAACCACTAACACTGCGATCATCATTAATTTTTTCATTTTGTTAGGTTTTAATTGTTAATAATTACATAACAA from the Flavobacterium ammonificans genome contains:
- a CDS encoding SulP family inorganic anion transporter, encoding MSKKINLFSHFKSDFASGLVVFLVALPLCLGIAMASGAPLFSGIISGVIGGVVVGFLSQSHISVSGPAAGLTAIVLTAITDLGSFNLFLTAVFIAGIIQLILGYIKAGTISNFFPTNVIEGMLAGIGIIIIMKQLPHAIGFDSDFEGDQSFLQSDGNNSITSLLSIFDFIQIGSIIIALISLFVLIIWDKVPVLKRLKLIPGALVAVVLGIIINELFIRTGSHFAIGKEHLVSLPSPASLDDFQQIIVFPDFAGIVNQKVWLVGITIAIVASIETLLCIEAADRMDVHKRYTDTNVELKAQGVGNILSSLIGGLPMTSVVVRSSANSTAGAKSKLSAIIHGVLLFVSVITIPLLLNKIPLATLAAVLLLVGYKLAKPATFIHFWKKGKYQFIPFIATLIAVVFTDLLKGVVLGMIISVIFVLKGNLKRAYVFRKEEYIDGDVIHIDLAQEVSFLNKADIKETLKNIPNNSKVIIDASDTVYIAHDILDLIHEFKTIRAKENSINVQIKGFKKTYQLENSEENHVTIEHYYDALKRKMVEKKVGNFK
- a CDS encoding sensor histidine kinase, producing the protein MVVKKSFKRNYRFALRSGSLISIVAALFGMILLRFTFKEEKNAVLLYGLIFFLILFFFSFLVLQYRIERFIYNRIRKIYDDVAMLESATGNQPIATDMETLSRKVKKFASDKKLEIEMLQVREQYRREFLGNVSHELKTPLFTVQGYLSTLNEGAMEDKAILKKYLERAEKGVERLIYIVEDLDMISKLESGELNLEFSDFDIVELIQSVIDMLEMKAAKKNISLVLEQNNKPMWVWADKDKLQQVIINLIVNSIKYGKVDGETEISVTGFTSKKLLVRFTDNGEGIESQNIPRLFERFYRVNKSGSRSEGGSGLGLSIVKHIIEAHKQKIYVESEFGKGSEFSFTVDRAHKQFKK
- a CDS encoding response regulator transcription factor; this encodes MTKSKAKILLVDDEPDILEIVGFNLSQEGYRIVTAANGKEAITKAKAELPNLIIMDVMMPEMDGIEACEAIRKIPELENVIITFLTARNEDYTQVAGFDAGADDYISKPIKPKLLVSKVNALLRRFNEQQKSTGTLSVGGIEINREEYKIIKNGVEISLPRKEFELFYLLASKPGKVFKREEILDTIWGNDVIVGGRTIDVHIRKLREKIGDDFFKTIKGVGYKIEV
- a CDS encoding TonB-dependent receptor, with amino-acid sequence MKLKFVLFTLLMCSIGLAQSKGTVSGTILDKESNNQPLPFANVVIKGTSIGVNTDMDGKYSINLNEGNYIIQFSFVGYENIEVPITIKSNETVVINKTLGSGNYTLKDVVVRAKVNREKATALLLEQKNAVAIKQSIGAQELSAKGISDVEEGLTKITGISKVDSKGLFIRGLEDRYNNLLINYLAVPSNSPFKKIIPLDQLPTDVVGYMDVFKTFNPDIYGDFSGATIDVTTSQPTESQTKISFGTGFTTNNNLSDFLLSNDATNTKSFFGFGGQERAIPKEYGTIPSARISNEFDSTWDVTKKQSPLNTSFGLSHSDKFEIGKNNQKLYYNFATNFENKYQIREGVDRTFSQGQGIYDNNLNRKQFKFQTQSSALFGLQYKSDRLNLFTNSLFLKTTENIIQDQVGYTRTAVQNPNEFIRLNQYEETQFFTNQAFGNYKITADDKHSINAGISYTRTNYNQPDRKFVTGKLVNANQIETQYGSNNLIRQFFNIDNNFHLSGKFEYNLKFGKKEDLKNKLSFGYNGFAEYLISKFRFAFGKPNGASIPYNVAANNIDAEIQKDIAANRVYFQEESSSEYKTKVFQRADGVYTNLLIHLNEKLEFNTGIRLENTIREFKYRTISDPISSPYRKKNLDKLYVLPSLNIKYQATEKSNVRFAASKTYTKPVLFESLDINLINADGTTEIGNSNLINSENYNADLKFELFPTKNEMFAATLFAKYIDNPIERTIQASATGSGQTITYFNNDSATLFGAEFEVLLQLSRINENLKGLSFGFNTSLMLTEAVVNKNRVGYFDTYEKRDLQGASNWLINSDLKYEFSNNDKWKNTASLVYSVYGDRIFAVGVAGYDHIYEKPFNKLDFVWSSVIDKKWNLKFSVDNILNPVYRRELGTKNKIAIDEASLLLQSFQRGVGFSTSVSYTF
- a CDS encoding toxin-antitoxin system YwqK family antitoxin, yielding MKKLMMIAVLVVSSVAFAQNIEPKLEDINGTVKATYYHENGEIQQEGFFIDGKLEGKWISYNANGVKIAIAEYSKGEKVGNWFFWNNEGLSEVDYSKDAILSIKKWSKGSVASN